catcttgaGCTAACAGAAAGTTTTATTGACCAATGTACTTTATACACTCAATATTCATGTTTTGTATGAAGCAAATATTGTTGAGCCTCCTTTTGTCTGTATTCTGTTTTCATACAACTACGTTCTGACAACATGGCTGTAGAAtactgtttaattttttttcttagttcCATAAGCTGCTAAGCTACTGATTTACTGTGTGGTCAGACCATAAATATCCTTAATACTTGCAGGCTGCTTACTGCTACCGTGGCATGGCCTTCTCCAGCAGTGATTTATATTGGTATTATCCTGTCCACTTTAGGTGCAGCGCTGCAGAGTTTGACAGGAGCTCCAAGGTTACTTGCAGCAATAGCGAATGACGACATCCTTCCTGTTCTTAATTACTTTAAGGTTTCTGAAGGAGCCGAGCCTCACACAGCCACTTTATTCACATCATTAATCTGTATTGGATGTGTCATTATTGGGAACTTAGATTTAATTACACCCACTATCACTATGTTCTTTCTTCTGTGCTATGCTGGTGTGAACCTGTCGTGCTTTCTGCTTGACCTTCTTGATGCTCCTAGTTGGCGCCCTCGATGGAAATTTCATCACTGGAGCCTTTCACTTGTTGGTGCATTGCTTTGCATTGGTATGCCTCTTGACCCGTACCAGTTTATTTTGTTATTCATGACATTCATCCTGGGATGCCTGTAGTACTTTTGCTGAATATTGATTTATGTACTTTAACATTTATACTtaacttgtactccctccgatccatattagttgtctcaaatttgcccaaacatggatgtatctatgcctaaaaaacgtctagatacatgtaatattttgacaattaatatgaatcggagggagtatattatttTGTTCAAAGAATGTTATTCTATTCACATGAAGAACCAGCTTCTCCTGACATAATTGAAATGTATCCTCACATTGTGTTTATGATAGGGCTTTCCACTTACATGGATTTTTCTCTTAAATTTCAGTTATCATGTTTTTGATCTCTTGGTCTTTCACTGTTATCTCCCTTGCTCTTGCAAGCCTCATCTATTACTATGTGAGTATAAAAGGGAAGGCTGGAGACTGGGGAGATGGGTTCAAGAGTGCTTATTTTCAGTTGGCACTGCGAAGTCTCAGATCGCTAGGAGGTATGATTTTCTGCATGGCTAATAAGCAGTCATAAGTAAATTTTGCAAACTCTCATTATACTAACACAGTAGCACTCACTATTCTCCTCACAGCAAATCAAGTTCATCCTAAGAACTGGTACCCCATTCCTCTGATATTATGCCGCCCTTGGGGTAAACTTCCAGAAAATGTCCCTTGCCATCCAAAACTTGCAGATTTTGCCAATTgtatgaagaagaagggccgtGGTATGTCCATATTTGTCTCAACTATTGACGGGGATTATCATGAACTGGCGGAGGACGCTAAGACTGCCTGTCATCAGCTGGAAGCGTACATTGAATACAAACGCTGTGAGGGTGTTGCGGAGATCATTGTAGCACCTTCAATGTCTGAGGGCTTTCGCAGTATTGTTCAAACGATGGGCCTAGGTAACTTGAAGCCGAATATTGTTGTGGTGCGATACCCTGAGATCTGGCGCCGTGAGAATCTGACAGAGATACCATCGACATTTGTGAGTATTATAAATGACTGCATTATTGCTAACAAAGCAGTTGTTATTGTGAAGGGCCTTGATGAGTGGCCTAATGAGTTCCAGAGACAGTATGGGACTATTGACCTCTACTGGATTGTGAGAGATGGAGGATTGATGCTTCTTCTGTCTCAGCTCCTGCTCACGAAAGAGACCTTTGAAAGCTGCAAGATCCAAGTCTTCTGTATAGCTGAAGAGGACAATGACGCTGAGGAGCTAAAGACTGATGTCAAAAAGTTCTTGTATGATCTTAGAATGCATGCTGAGGTCATTGTTGTGACTATGAAGTCATGGGAATCTCACGTGGAGAGCAGTAGCAGTGTTGCTCAGCCAGATGACTCCCAAGAGGCTTACACAAGTGCACGGCAGAGGATTAGCACATACCTTTCTGAGATGAAGGAAACCACACAAAGAGAAGGACGGCCACAAATGGACGATGGGAAGCGAGTTGTTGTGAACGAACAAAAGGTAGATAAATTCCTCTATACAATGTTGAAGTTAAACTCCACAATACTCAGGTACTCCAGAATGGCAGCTGTGGTGCTAGTGAGCCTCCCTCCGCCACCACTGAATCACCCTGCGTATTTCTACATGGAGTACATGGATCTGCTTGTGGAGAACGTCCCACGCATGTTGATAGTTAGGGGATACAGACGAGATGTTGTCACATTTTTCACTTGATTAGATATATACCTTTGGGAGATTGGTTGTTGTACCATCATAGCAGAATGGATATGCAGATTCCACTACTGAAGTTGGAAGGCCCCACCTGGGTATACCTTGAGATACAATACCATCATAATGAAGAGGCCGGgggtactccctccttttcgaaaaaaaaaacaatgccaTCATATACCTGAGATGTGATCCTGCTGGGCTGTTATCACCATATTAGGTACGCGAACTAAAGTATCTTCAATCTTTTTCTGGACACCAGCACAACAAATGTATACTTGGTcattacaaattttgtagCCAATTGTTGTACTTTGTCGCATAATAGTGGTCAAAGGTTTAGAGTTGACTGCACAAATAATTATGTGCCTGATATttggaaaggagggagtagctttgtCAGGGCATAGCATTTTAGAAGTCTAGGCATTAGGTCTTGCGCTTAATCTTGATAAAATCAGTACAATCATTAATTCCACATTTAACTATTTTGGCCTACATCATAGTTTTAAACCACCTATTTAAATTGCCCCTGCTTTTAATCCGTATCCGAGATGCTAACACATGTGTCTTCTCATGGTCTCCAAAAGGACCACCCCTGGTGTTTCTTTTGTCAAAACACTACTGGGGCTCATCACGGTCGTGTTTGCTAAAACCACCTGTGGTGAGCTATTGAGATGACAACTTTTTCATGAGTGACACATGCAGAGGCTGCATATCAGGTGATAGTTGACACCACGTAGCGTTAGCATGTCAGCTGCGAGGGCTTTATTCTGCACCGTGATCCAAGCCGGAATCTTGACCTTTGGGGGAACTTGCATGCTCTAGATAATTTCTGGGTATGAGCTTATCATACCAGGAATTGAGCGTGGTAAGCAATACTTGTGGTAGTGTATTTTCCATCAACAGTCCACTTCCAGGTGATGCTGTCCTGTGGTTGACATAGGGAAATCTGATTGACGATCCCCCACATGGTCACAAATCACCAAACACAGGCTAAATCCTGGCTTGAAGAAATTCACGCACTTCTCTGCACCGCCTCACAGATTGATGCTGAGCGGTTCCTGGTTCCCTTGAAGATTAAGGGGAACTGATCTTTTAGAGGAATGTGAGGAACCAGTGATCATGCCAGAATTGAGTACACTTTCCATTGCCGATTTGAATGGCTGTGCTTGCACGAAAAAGCGCAGCCGAGCAGCTGTCATCATGGTGTTGGAAACCATTCCAAGCTATATCAGTGTCACCCCATCTCTTCCATAACCATCTGAGCCGCAATGCTCAACCGTGCATAGTGAGAGTAGGCACCCCCAGACTCCGAAGATCCTGTGGGAGCAAACCTTGCGCGAAACAACCAGGCACTACCCAGCTGAAACTGTATCCTTCCCTGTCCACAAGAACGCATGCCGCAACTTTTCTACCTGCTGGTCGAACCAATGTAGCTGTTGCGACGAAATCATCTGGTAAGTAGGCATGGAAGAGAAGACAGAGGTATAAGCACCAAGTGGCCCGTCCAACACTTTTATGAAGAAACCACAAAACTATGAAATTTATATCGATAATAGCTCGGCACCTGAGGCTAAGCTTATTCGGATGGTACTTACCATTCTACCAAACGTATCAATAATTTTCATCAGGCAACAAATCTAGACTATTGAAGTTAAGAAAATACAGGCTTTCATATCCATGCCTGGTTAACTTGCAATATATTATTATTTAGGCTACATCATAGATAAAAGTAGCACTTTCAGCTAGCACTATTAAACAGAAtgctcatcttcctcctgAAACGCTTGATACTGTGCCAATGGTTGATGAAGGATATGACATGATGTAGGAATCCAACCCTTCATTTTGCATCAAGGCCAGTGCTCGGAAGCTCCGGTACTCTGGTATTAGCTCTGGCGGTTCAGTATAGCCATCTTGGTATTGGATCACTTGCCGCATGCTAGGCCTTGCATTGGCAAATGGGTGTGAGCATAGTAGTCCTAGCTTCAGCGCCAGGTGTGCCTTGCCCACATGGTAGAGCCCTTCAAGCCTTGCATCTATTACATCAGCCAGTGATCCTTGTTGCACATGCTCAAGCACCCAATCGACCAACATGACCACAAGTGACCTCTAGAATGAAAACACGGAAGGCAAATACATCGGTCAGAGGAGTGGCCTTCCCTGTGCGTGCTAGCTCTGGAGCAATGTAACCAATGGTGCCGACAACACGAGTAGTCCCTTCTTGTTCAACGCCATGATCATACAACCTTGCTAGGCCGAAATCACCCAATCGTCCATTCAACTCGTCATCAAGGAGCACATTGCTTGCCTTGATGTCTTGATGAACAACCACTTTCTCCCACTCCTCGTGGAGATAAATCAGCGTGGATGCAATGGCCTTGATGATCCGAAACCTTGGATCCCAACTTAATGTGGAGTAGCAGTCCGCCTCACCACCATGCAAGTACTTGTCGAGGCTTTGCTTTGGAATGTACTCATATACTAACAGGAGCTCACCATTTCGCCGGCAATAGCCAAGTAACTGTACCAGATTTGGATTCTGAAGGTGGCCAATGCTAACAATTTCTGCGATGAATTCCTTGATGCCTTGCCTGGAACCTCTTCACAGCTACCTTTGATTTGCACCTTGGCAGCTCTCCTCTGTACACTCTTCCAAATCCACCAACCCCTAGAAGGTTTCTGTTGTCAAATCCTTGTGTGGCACGGTACAAATCCTTACGAGAACCGGTGTGGGCCGAATTTGACCTCCCAGTCGTCACATAGCTCCGCGTACCTAAAATGCCTCCGCACAAGCATGAAGACAAGGGCAGCCACGGACAGGATGAGTAGTGCCGTTGCTACTGGCAGAAGGATCTCCAATACCTGGAGACATCGTGGTCTATCCTTGGGCCAGGAGGTAGCTTTGGCAGCATGGTGACATTGATAGCTGGAGCAGGAGTGTTGATGCCAAAGCTCCAGCCAAGCACATAGTGTTTCGTGTGCAATCTGCCTTGTGCAGCTGAGAAGCCCATGTATGCCACATCTGTGAGCACGGTTGAGAGGTTGTACTTGGCTGATACTGTTGGTGCTGCAGGTTTGGCCATGCCAAGAGGAGCCATCGTGGCGTCGATCTGCATCCTGTCTCTGTGGTAGTCCACCCACACCTGCATCACCTCTTGCTCATCGAGGCTCAAGCTCTGGAAGGTGCCATTCTTGTAGAAGCCGGCGTCATGGGATTGTATGGACTGAAGGCTGTTGATGTCGATACCAATATGGTTGCCGTTCATGTCTTGGAACTCCAGGTTCTGCCAGGTGTCTAGCTCGACCGCAAAGATGTGGTTCGTTTGGTTGCCCAAGTACTGCATCGGCATCGCCGCCGCTGATGAGTTCTTGCTTGG
The Brachypodium distachyon strain Bd21 chromosome 2, Brachypodium_distachyon_v3.0, whole genome shotgun sequence genome window above contains:
- the LOC100838289 gene encoding cation-chloride cotransporter 1 isoform X2, with the protein product MMGVFVPCLQNILGIIYYIRFTWIVGMAGIWQSLVLVSFCGACTFLTGLSLSAIATNGAMKGGGPYYLIGRALGPEVGVSIGLCFFLGNAVAGSMYVLGAVETFLDAVPSAGLFQESVTVVNNTLLNGTATAGTATIATPSLHDLQVYGVIVTILLCFIVFGGVKIINKVAPAFLIPVLFSLLCIYLGVFIAPRHNAPKGITGLSIASLRDNWGSEYQRTNNAGVPDPNGSIYWDFNALVGLFFPAVTGIMAGSNRSASLKDTQRSIPIGTLSATLATTAMYLFSVLLFGALSTREELLTDRLLTATVAWPSPAVIYIGIILSTLGAALQSLTGAPRLLAAIANDDILPVLNYFKVSEGAEPHTATLFTSLICIGCVIIGNLDLITPTITMFFLLCYAGVNLSCFLLDLLDAPSWRPRWKFHHWSLSLVGALLCIVIMFLISWSFTVISLALASLIYYYVSIKGKAGDWGDGFKSAYFQLALRSLRSLGANQVHPKNWYPIPLILCRPWGKLPENVPCHPKLADFANCMKKKGRGMSIFVSTIDGDYHELAEDAKTACHQLEAYIEYKRCEGVAEIIVAPSMSEGFRSIVQTMGLGNLKPNIVVVRYPEIWRRENLTEIPSTFVSIINDCIIANKAVVIVKGLDEWPNEFQRQYGTIDLYWIVRDGGLMLLLSQLLLTKETFESCKIQVFCIAEEDNDAEELKTDVKKFLYDLRMHAEVIVVTMKSWESHVESSSSVAQPDDSQEAYTSARQRISTYLSEMKETTQREGRPQMDDGKRVVVNEQKVDKFLYTMLKLNSTILRYSRMAAVVLVSLPPPPLNHPAYFYMEYMDLLVENVPRMLIVRGYRRDVVTFFT
- the LOC100838289 gene encoding cation-chloride cotransporter 1 isoform X1; translation: MENGEIEGADDGLPVPAPPNGRRYRPVGSDDRAVIQMTSMETDPSSSTSTTTDGAATPQPPRNLKPGANLTIDPSMQEGSSDHDTTSSGSRGDSKLELFGFDSLVNILGLKSMTGEQIQAPSSPRDGEDVAITIGRPKETAPKFGTMMGVFVPCLQNILGIIYYIRFTWIVGMAGIWQSLVLVSFCGACTFLTGLSLSAIATNGAMKGGGPYYLIGRALGPEVGVSIGLCFFLGNAVAGSMYVLGAVETFLDAVPSAGLFQESVTVVNNTLLNGTATAGTATIATPSLHDLQVYGVIVTILLCFIVFGGVKIINKVAPAFLIPVLFSLLCIYLGVFIAPRHNAPKGITGLSIASLRDNWGSEYQRTNNAGVPDPNGSIYWDFNALVGLFFPAVTGIMAGSNRSASLKDTQRSIPIGTLSATLATTAMYLFSVLLFGALSTREELLTDRLLTATVAWPSPAVIYIGIILSTLGAALQSLTGAPRLLAAIANDDILPVLNYFKVSEGAEPHTATLFTSLICIGCVIIGNLDLITPTITMFFLLCYAGVNLSCFLLDLLDAPSWRPRWKFHHWSLSLVGALLCIVIMFLISWSFTVISLALASLIYYYVSIKGKAGDWGDGFKSAYFQLALRSLRSLGANQVHPKNWYPIPLILCRPWGKLPENVPCHPKLADFANCMKKKGRGMSIFVSTIDGDYHELAEDAKTACHQLEAYIEYKRCEGVAEIIVAPSMSEGFRSIVQTMGLGNLKPNIVVVRYPEIWRRENLTEIPSTFVSIINDCIIANKAVVIVKGLDEWPNEFQRQYGTIDLYWIVRDGGLMLLLSQLLLTKETFESCKIQVFCIAEEDNDAEELKTDVKKFLYDLRMHAEVIVVTMKSWESHVESSSSVAQPDDSQEAYTSARQRISTYLSEMKETTQREGRPQMDDGKRVVVNEQKVDKFLYTMLKLNSTILRYSRMAAVVLVSLPPPPLNHPAYFYMEYMDLLVENVPRMLIVRGYRRDVVTFFT